In the Roseibium sp. HPY-6 genome, one interval contains:
- a CDS encoding heparinase II/III family protein, which yields MNIASLNERSRVWRLVALHIWHRTLKWMHGGPFFRLQPFSAVPARLLIAPQDLRTADETNAADIYGGRFLFSGHLVETQGRSPFELNAVHEDWQRELHSFGWLRDLRASDSQIARQNARVLVEDWMKYCGRRHPIGWEAPVVTRRILSWLAHSPFILQDGDHEFYRNFVKSLARQVRYLRQTINETEDGVVRLRASLAVASACISMAGQGRFARQSIRRLEHELTRQILPDGGHISRNPRALIDILADLLPVRQAFVAQGLEMPPAMLQSVDRMMPMLRFFRHGDGALAHFNGMGSTPSDLVATILAYDDARGAPPLNAPHSGYQRLSGANSVVLIDAGPVPALGVSGDAHAGCLSFEFSSGTNRIVVNCGVSTKSNPMWRKVSRSTAAHSTATVEDTSSCRFLSEKPFGRLLGAPILSGPSVVDLEREDDQAGSRITASHDGYAAEFNVVHERDLRLSGDGTVLDGIDTLRAVGSIDPEHRYALRFHLHPGLRTSMLRGGSAVLLVCRDGEAWEFEAPGCELSLDESIYLSDVYGHRKTDQIVVTGSLQEAPSVGWQFRKTATAKLSRRGTSEFDDFGELPLED from the coding sequence GTGAATATAGCAAGCCTCAATGAAAGAAGCCGAGTCTGGCGTCTTGTGGCCCTGCATATCTGGCACCGTACCCTGAAATGGATGCATGGCGGACCTTTCTTCCGCCTGCAGCCGTTTTCTGCTGTGCCCGCGCGCCTTTTGATTGCACCGCAGGACCTGCGTACGGCCGATGAGACCAACGCCGCTGATATCTATGGCGGCCGGTTTCTTTTTTCCGGTCATCTGGTGGAAACCCAGGGCCGCTCGCCGTTCGAGCTGAATGCGGTTCACGAGGACTGGCAGCGGGAGCTGCACAGTTTCGGCTGGTTGCGGGATCTGCGCGCATCAGACAGCCAGATTGCCCGTCAGAACGCGCGCGTCCTGGTCGAAGACTGGATGAAATACTGCGGACGGCGGCATCCAATCGGCTGGGAAGCTCCCGTGGTGACCCGGCGCATATTGTCATGGCTAGCCCATTCGCCCTTTATTCTCCAGGATGGTGATCACGAGTTCTATCGCAACTTCGTCAAGTCACTCGCACGGCAGGTTCGGTATCTCCGCCAGACCATCAATGAAACAGAAGACGGTGTCGTGCGGCTGCGTGCCTCGCTTGCCGTTGCTTCCGCCTGCATTTCCATGGCTGGTCAGGGCCGTTTCGCGCGCCAGAGCATTCGCCGGCTTGAGCATGAGTTGACCCGACAAATACTGCCGGACGGCGGTCATATCTCGCGCAATCCGCGAGCTCTGATCGACATTCTGGCCGATCTCCTGCCGGTCCGTCAGGCCTTTGTGGCACAGGGGTTGGAAATGCCACCTGCCATGCTGCAGTCTGTTGACCGTATGATGCCGATGCTGCGCTTTTTCAGACATGGTGATGGTGCGCTCGCCCACTTCAACGGAATGGGGTCCACACCAAGCGACCTTGTGGCGACGATCCTTGCCTATGATGACGCCCGGGGAGCGCCGCCTTTGAACGCGCCCCATTCCGGCTATCAACGGCTGAGCGGCGCCAATTCGGTGGTGTTGATCGATGCCGGGCCGGTCCCTGCTCTCGGCGTTTCCGGTGACGCGCATGCCGGATGCCTGTCGTTTGAGTTTTCGTCGGGCACAAACCGGATCGTCGTCAATTGCGGTGTCTCGACCAAATCCAACCCGATGTGGCGCAAAGTCAGCCGATCGACCGCGGCGCATTCGACCGCAACGGTCGAAGACACGTCGTCCTGCCGTTTTCTCTCTGAAAAGCCCTTCGGCAGACTGCTTGGCGCGCCGATCCTCTCCGGCCCATCGGTAGTGGACCTGGAGCGTGAGGACGACCAGGCGGGAAGCCGGATTACCGCGTCTCATGACGGCTATGCGGCGGAATTCAACGTTGTCCACGAAAGGGACCTTCGCCTTTCAGGTGACGGTACGGTGCTTGACGGCATCGATACGTTGCGGGCCGTCGGGTCGATCGACCCTGAACATCGCTATGCGCTTCGTTTTCATCTGCATCCGGGCTTGCGGACGTCCATGCTGCGGGGCGGATCGGCAGTCCTGCTCGTCTGCCGCGATGGCGAGGCCTGGGAATTCGAGGCGCCTGGATGCGAATTGTCGCTCGACGAAAGCATCTATCTCTCGGACGTATACGGGCACCGGAAAACCGACCAGATCGTTGTCACAGGCTCGCTTCAGGAGGCACCGTCCGTTGGATGGCAATTCCGCAAAACGGCGACTGCCAAGCTGAGCCGCCGCGGGACAAGCGAGTTCGATGACTTTGGCGAGTTGCCTCTCGAAGACTAG
- a CDS encoding transcription antitermination factor NusB has translation MRSRAHKTSGSPGKNETERTEKPGFAARKVAADILGNVVHKKRPLDGETDISSGHSGFRSLAGNDRALVRAIIGASLRHRGEISEIVDRLLDRPIPEKTGRVLDILHIAIAQMLFLEIPDRAAVSLAVDHAGLDRRARPYKGLVNGVLRRLGREREDLVSDLDAERLNTPEWLWESWHTAYGEDTVRAISRAHQSEAALDLTVKSDPEGWAKTLGGKVVGAGSVRLQNKGAVDTLAGFDDGMWWVQDAAAALPARLLGDVHGLKVADLCAAPGGKTAQLAAAGAEVTAVDISKGRLARLQENMTRLKLQVRTVVSDLRAFEPEEPFDAVLLDAPCSATGTIRRHPDVAWIKKPYDIEKLAEIQLELLDRVLAWVKPGGLLVYCTCSLEAAEGEHQASAFLERNAGAVELEPVQASEVGELDEVVSAQGYLRCLPNHRAASDLQTFGMDGFFAARFRRS, from the coding sequence TTGAGAAGTCGCGCACACAAGACATCCGGATCGCCCGGCAAAAATGAGACTGAACGCACGGAAAAACCCGGGTTTGCCGCGCGCAAGGTTGCGGCTGATATCCTGGGAAATGTCGTTCACAAGAAGAGACCGCTCGACGGTGAAACCGACATTTCCTCCGGACATTCGGGATTCAGGTCACTTGCCGGCAACGACCGGGCACTTGTTCGCGCGATTATCGGAGCATCGTTGAGACATCGCGGTGAAATTTCGGAAATCGTGGACCGGCTGCTCGACCGGCCGATCCCCGAAAAGACCGGAAGGGTCCTGGACATACTGCACATCGCCATCGCGCAGATGCTGTTCCTGGAGATACCGGATCGGGCCGCGGTGTCACTCGCAGTCGATCACGCGGGTCTGGACCGCAGGGCCAGACCATACAAAGGGCTTGTGAACGGCGTTCTTCGCCGGCTTGGCAGGGAGCGGGAAGATCTCGTTTCGGACCTTGATGCGGAGAGGTTGAATACGCCCGAGTGGCTTTGGGAGAGCTGGCACACCGCCTATGGCGAAGACACAGTCCGTGCCATTTCGCGCGCGCATCAGAGCGAAGCGGCGCTTGATCTGACAGTCAAGTCGGACCCGGAAGGCTGGGCAAAAACGCTCGGAGGCAAGGTTGTTGGTGCAGGCAGCGTCAGGTTACAGAACAAGGGAGCTGTCGACACTCTTGCCGGATTTGATGACGGGATGTGGTGGGTTCAGGACGCAGCAGCTGCCTTGCCGGCGCGGCTTCTGGGAGACGTTCACGGCTTGAAGGTGGCTGATCTTTGCGCTGCTCCCGGCGGCAAGACCGCACAGCTGGCAGCTGCCGGCGCCGAGGTGACGGCCGTCGACATATCGAAGGGCCGCCTTGCCCGCCTGCAAGAGAACATGACGAGGCTCAAACTTCAGGTCCGGACCGTTGTGTCCGACCTGCGCGCATTTGAACCGGAGGAACCGTTCGACGCCGTATTGCTGGATGCTCCCTGCAGTGCGACCGGAACCATCCGCCGACATCCAGATGTCGCCTGGATCAAGAAACCCTACGACATTGAAAAACTGGCAGAAATCCAGCTTGAATTGCTCGACAGGGTGTTGGCGTGGGTCAAGCCGGGTGGTCTGCTTGTCTATTGCACATGTTCGCTCGAGGCGGCCGAAGGAGAACATCAGGCAAGTGCCTTCCTGGAACGCAATGCCGGAGCTGTCGAACTGGAACCGGTTCAGGCCAGCGAGGTCGGAGAACTTGACGAGGTTGTATCAGCGCAGGGGTATTTGCGGTGCCTGCCGAACCACAGGGCTGCATCGGATCTTCAAACTTTCGGGATGGACGGGTTCTTTGCCGCTCGTTTCAGGCGGTCTTAA
- the htpX gene encoding zinc metalloprotease HtpX — protein sequence MNYIRTAMLLAAMTALFMGIGFMIGGQAGMLIALAIAAAMNVFSYWNADKMVLRMHHAQEVDERSMPDFYRMVQRLARNADLPMPKVYIINNPQPNAFATGRNPENAAVAATTGLLNMLTPEEVAGVMAHELAHVKNHDTLIMTITATIAGAISMLANFAFFFGGNRNNPLGIVGMLLMMIVAPMAAMVVQMAISRTREYAADRMGAQICGEPMWLASALGKIAGGVERIHNPDAEANPATAHMFIMNPLSGERMDNLFSTHPNTQNRINELRKLSSGGLGTGGSASFGDTGSAPQSGPWAGMGSRPASTRQDAPKGPWG from the coding sequence ATGAACTACATTCGTACGGCAATGCTGCTGGCGGCAATGACCGCCCTCTTTATGGGAATCGGCTTCATGATCGGCGGACAGGCGGGCATGCTGATTGCCCTGGCCATCGCAGCTGCAATGAATGTGTTCAGCTATTGGAACGCGGACAAGATGGTCCTGCGTATGCACCATGCTCAGGAAGTTGATGAGCGATCCATGCCGGACTTTTACCGTATGGTGCAGCGGCTGGCTCGAAATGCAGACTTGCCGATGCCCAAGGTTTATATCATCAACAATCCGCAGCCGAATGCTTTCGCCACCGGGAGAAACCCCGAAAACGCTGCCGTTGCTGCCACGACCGGCCTGTTGAACATGCTGACACCCGAAGAGGTTGCCGGCGTGATGGCGCATGAACTGGCGCATGTAAAGAACCACGACACTCTGATCATGACCATAACGGCGACAATCGCAGGTGCCATTTCGATGCTGGCCAATTTTGCGTTCTTTTTTGGCGGGAACCGGAACAATCCGCTTGGTATCGTCGGGATGCTGCTGATGATGATCGTGGCGCCGATGGCGGCGATGGTCGTTCAGATGGCGATTTCCAGAACCCGTGAATACGCCGCGGACAGGATGGGTGCACAGATCTGCGGCGAGCCAATGTGGCTGGCGTCTGCCCTTGGCAAGATCGCCGGTGGTGTCGAGCGCATTCATAATCCGGATGCGGAGGCGAATCCGGCGACAGCACACATGTTCATCATGAACCCGCTGTCCGGAGAGCGCATGGACAATCTTTTCTCGACCCACCCGAACACGCAGAACAGGATCAACGAACTGCGAAAGCTCTCCAGCGGCGGTCTTGGAACCGGCGGATCGGCATCATTTGGCGATACCGGTTCAGCGCCGCAATCCGGTCCTTGGGCGGGAATGGGCTCGCGGCCCGCATCTACCAGACAGGATGCGCCTAAGGGTCCTTGGGGCTGA
- a CDS encoding glycosyltransferase family 87 protein, with product MSSARSLLPFWNSKTVRNTLGGPAFLWLMIISALGTLQGLWTVRSAVFEFPQTLKDARVEDLSAFHRASEMANSGSAANVYDPALFREGLSDRLSDLIFLNPPHALPLFHVFSWTDFATLKIIILGMTLIALFAIPRLAGFNLAVSALFAASVGTVQILLRLNLSIFIITLIVFALVHAKQRPILAGLSLAVATIKPQYGLLVPFFLIGIGAWRCIGWATLGTLLLAGLSFVLYGPGVFVSYTSSFTTPLYQAYALTALEWDTSLRSFLGRMNVDMGLRAALVFTAIILGAICALRLPAGLPCELRIGLVLLLSAVVAPSFLYYSWPLFAAGVLFVARALPDWPMELQFLTCLTWMQPFVYLLLLSIWPSTLGTHATSVFLLVTAVPAGFYLLIRYRQPRKALASLSTPETVRSGA from the coding sequence GTGTCTTCTGCTCGCAGCCTGTTGCCGTTCTGGAACTCAAAGACCGTCAGGAACACACTTGGCGGGCCCGCGTTTTTGTGGCTGATGATTATTTCGGCACTTGGCACTCTGCAAGGCTTGTGGACTGTCAGGTCCGCCGTTTTCGAGTTTCCGCAAACCCTGAAAGATGCACGCGTCGAGGACCTCTCCGCGTTCCACCGGGCCTCTGAGATGGCCAATTCAGGATCGGCGGCGAACGTCTACGACCCGGCGTTGTTCCGGGAGGGTTTATCAGACCGGCTCTCTGACCTGATTTTCCTGAATCCACCACACGCGCTTCCGCTCTTTCATGTCTTTTCCTGGACAGATTTCGCGACGCTGAAAATCATCATATTGGGAATGACTCTGATAGCGCTCTTCGCGATTCCACGGCTTGCTGGGTTTAATCTGGCCGTGTCGGCGTTGTTTGCCGCCTCCGTTGGCACGGTTCAGATCCTTCTACGACTCAATCTTTCTATCTTCATAATAACATTGATTGTTTTTGCTCTTGTTCACGCAAAACAACGACCCATTCTGGCCGGCCTTTCGCTTGCGGTCGCAACAATAAAACCGCAATACGGTCTTCTTGTTCCCTTCTTTCTGATCGGCATAGGCGCTTGGCGTTGCATCGGCTGGGCAACGCTTGGTACATTGCTGCTGGCGGGTCTCTCATTTGTCCTCTATGGACCGGGCGTCTTTGTCAGCTACACGTCGTCTTTTACAACTCCACTTTATCAGGCCTACGCACTGACTGCTCTGGAGTGGGATACGTCGTTGCGCTCGTTCCTGGGCCGAATGAATGTCGACATGGGTTTGAGAGCAGCGCTCGTTTTCACAGCGATCATTTTGGGTGCGATCTGCGCGCTCCGCCTTCCTGCCGGCCTGCCCTGTGAATTGCGCATTGGCCTCGTCCTGCTGCTCAGCGCCGTCGTTGCACCATCCTTCCTCTACTACAGCTGGCCATTATTCGCAGCAGGCGTCTTATTCGTTGCCAGAGCCCTGCCCGACTGGCCAATGGAACTGCAGTTTTTGACATGTCTGACCTGGATGCAACCTTTTGTCTATCTGCTGCTTCTTTCGATTTGGCCTTCAACCCTGGGGACCCACGCGACCTCGGTATTTTTGCTGGTGACCGCAGTACCTGCCGGTTTCTATCTGCTGATCAGATACCGGCAGCCACGAAAAGCGCTCGCGTCGCTCAGCACCCCCGAAACGGTACGGAGCGGCGCGTGA
- a CDS encoding DUF1674 domain-containing protein, translating into MEPKKRFEDLPPAAQRALLEAEERRKQIDAKQDAMPDEVNGRGGLEPTRYDDWEIKGLTVDF; encoded by the coding sequence ATGGAGCCGAAGAAACGTTTCGAGGACCTGCCACCCGCTGCCCAGCGCGCACTTCTCGAGGCCGAGGAGCGTCGGAAACAGATCGACGCGAAACAGGATGCCATGCCGGACGAGGTCAACGGTCGCGGCGGACTTGAGCCAACCCGATATGATGACTGGGAAATCAAGGGCCTGACGGTTGATTTTTGA
- a CDS encoding SGNH/GDSL hydrolase family protein gives MTAHMDPVSVVCFGDSLTWGFNPLDKSRYGHEVRWTRRLQRELGPSFHVIEEGVNGRTTVFEDPTRGDKDGLAHLATVRKTHMPIDVLIIMLGSNDLQDRFNMSADAIGLAMGRILFAATQSTDDVEGRAPKVLLMAPPPLGDFTGLEYEGLYSNAHGGAQSRRLADVYARLADQYGTAFLDAGKHITASPVDAIHFEAAPQADLAKAIADEVRGLAGT, from the coding sequence ATGACCGCACACATGGATCCGGTATCCGTCGTCTGTTTCGGAGATTCCCTTACCTGGGGGTTCAACCCCCTGGACAAATCCAGATACGGTCATGAAGTTCGCTGGACCCGCAGACTGCAGCGCGAACTCGGGCCGTCCTTTCACGTCATTGAAGAAGGTGTCAACGGCCGCACCACCGTCTTTGAAGACCCGACGCGGGGTGACAAAGACGGATTGGCGCACCTAGCCACAGTGCGCAAGACGCATATGCCGATCGATGTCCTGATCATAATGCTTGGTTCGAACGATCTGCAGGACCGGTTCAACATGAGCGCCGACGCGATCGGGCTGGCAATGGGCAGGATCCTGTTTGCGGCAACCCAGTCCACGGACGATGTGGAAGGCCGTGCACCGAAGGTTCTTCTAATGGCGCCGCCGCCGCTCGGCGACTTTACCGGCCTCGAATATGAAGGCCTTTATTCCAACGCTCACGGCGGTGCGCAATCGCGTCGTCTTGCAGACGTCTACGCACGTCTGGCGGACCAGTACGGCACGGCTTTTCTGGATGCCGGAAAGCACATTACCGCGAGCCCGGTCGATGCCATACATTTCGAGGCAGCGCCACAGGCGGATCTGGCGAAAGCCATTGCGGATGAGGTTCGAGGACTGGCTGGTACCTGA
- a CDS encoding aminotransferase class I/II-fold pyridoxal phosphate-dependent enzyme — translation MTASLQAYKRGAVLPSSNPFQRLAELLDGETPGLDPIIMTIGEPQHAIPEFTAGVLAENIGDFRRYPPIKGSQDFRNAVAGWLDRRYSLDGMIDPEDGVLPLNGSREGLSFGAIAARDQLDKGLDHPVVILPNPFYQTYAAAAHVADAQAVLLDAVPGNNFLPDLDSLDSGLLDETVAFYVASPTNPEGYPASVDYWQRLIRLARKHRFFIFADECYSEIYRSAPPPGILEAAKAMGTGFDNIIVLNSLSKRSNLAGLRCGFAAGDPAFLSKWAKFRGLAAPQVSLPAQAVAVRAYQDEAHVIENRRLYNEKFEVAERLLAPQMGPVTPEGGFFLWLDVGRWADGVTITKRLWHEIGVKVVPGGFLASDQSDGTNPGRSFIRVGLTAPLQQTEAALERMANWLGEQA, via the coding sequence ATGACTGCCAGCCTTCAAGCCTATAAGCGCGGCGCTGTTTTGCCGAGCTCCAATCCCTTTCAGCGTCTTGCCGAGCTTCTGGACGGCGAAACGCCGGGTCTTGACCCGATTATCATGACAATCGGTGAACCCCAGCACGCAATCCCCGAGTTTACGGCCGGTGTTCTTGCTGAAAACATTGGCGATTTCCGCCGCTACCCGCCCATCAAGGGATCCCAGGACTTCCGCAATGCGGTGGCGGGCTGGCTCGATCGCAGATACTCGCTTGACGGCATGATCGACCCGGAAGACGGCGTGCTGCCGTTGAACGGCTCGCGCGAGGGATTGTCTTTCGGTGCGATTGCAGCGCGCGATCAGCTCGACAAAGGGTTGGATCATCCCGTCGTCATCCTGCCGAACCCGTTTTACCAGACATATGCAGCTGCAGCTCACGTGGCAGACGCCCAAGCCGTGCTGCTGGATGCGGTGCCAGGGAACAATTTCCTGCCTGACCTCGACAGTCTGGATTCAGGTCTTTTGGATGAAACGGTCGCGTTTTACGTCGCTTCGCCAACGAATCCGGAGGGTTATCCGGCGAGTGTTGACTATTGGCAGAGACTGATCCGACTTGCACGCAAACATCGCTTCTTTATCTTTGCCGACGAATGCTATTCGGAAATTTACCGCAGTGCGCCACCTCCCGGCATTCTGGAAGCCGCGAAGGCGATGGGAACCGGCTTTGACAACATCATCGTGCTGAATTCCCTGTCGAAACGCTCCAATCTGGCCGGTTTGAGATGCGGATTTGCCGCCGGTGATCCTGCATTCCTTAGCAAATGGGCAAAGTTCCGCGGCCTCGCCGCACCTCAGGTCTCGCTTCCGGCGCAAGCAGTCGCGGTGCGCGCCTATCAGGACGAAGCGCACGTTATTGAGAACCGGCGCCTCTACAACGAAAAGTTCGAGGTTGCTGAACGGCTTCTTGCGCCCCAGATGGGTCCGGTTACGCCCGAGGGCGGGTTTTTTCTCTGGCTTGATGTCGGGAGATGGGCCGACGGGGTCACGATCACAAAACGCCTTTGGCACGAGATTGGCGTGAAAGTCGTGCCTGGAGGATTTCTGGCATCCGATCAGTCCGACGGCACCAATCCGGGACGCAGCTTCATTCGCGTAGGGCTGACGGCACCGCTGCAGCAGACGGAAGCTGCCCTGGAACGCATGGCAAATTGGCTGGGAGAACAGGCATGA
- a CDS encoding DNA translocase FtsK, translating to MRRASAVRSNGRRPAVDLLDTESPIKRFLRRNLVGACGLGIIALAAMLAAALATWSVNDPSFNHATDGTVRNALGAPGAIVADILMQTIGLATAVFLIPLVLWGWRLLAGHALGIGKKRLFFWLVGSSLAAGALAALPVPDSWPLPTGLGGFFGDTVHQIPAIITANMTSGAATIVGGLGLGVPAIFFLLSAAGWLGAKDSVEGEPAAERGKPARAPKGHGRSIEDELGLEDEDSESRLSAFFSAFMGQAEHLRLQSAAQLRRITGLKRAQTAPDDEDYYYDDDGDDAAEDATGRRGSRLAAFRRAIAGKLMPQDDDGLDEFYDRGSHSEDEDPDDFYADEPLEDEGESFEPDDLLIEKGPVSGQQAMPVGIAAPGEIPAPAGQPAPQAGRVVPPAPRPKQSKRAIEEAQPSFLGAPEEYELPPLRLLAEPKAGGKVPGLSADALEQNARILEGVLEDFGVRGEIIEVRPGPVVTLYELEPAPGIKSSRVIGLADDIARSMSAISARVAVIPGKNAIGIELPNARRETVFLRELIAAQDFEKSKAKLPLALGKTINGESVVADLARMPHLLVAGTTGSGKSVSINTMILSLLYRLTPEQCKLIMIDPKMLELSIYDGIPHLLTPVVTDPKKAVVALKWTVREMEDRYKKMSKMGVRNIDGYNTRIKQALEKGESFTRTVQTGFDRDTGQPIYEEEELPLEAMPYIVVIVDEMADLMMVAGKDIEGAIQRLAQMARAAGIHLIMATQRPSVDVITGTIKANFPTRISFQVTSKIDSRTILGEMGAEQLLGMGDMLFMAGGGRIQRVHGPFVSDDEVEDIVKHLKVQGTPQYLEAVTEEEEEAESPYDAGGGLAGGGEGNELYDKAVAIVLRDKKASTSYVQRRLSIGYNRAASLIERMEQEGLISPANHAGKREILVQNGVEEEF from the coding sequence ATGAGACGGGCAAGCGCAGTGCGCAGCAACGGCCGCAGACCCGCCGTTGATCTGCTGGACACCGAGAGCCCGATCAAACGTTTCCTGCGGCGCAATCTTGTCGGAGCCTGCGGTCTCGGCATCATTGCGCTTGCGGCGATGCTGGCGGCGGCGCTTGCAACCTGGTCGGTCAACGATCCGAGCTTCAATCATGCGACCGATGGCACCGTGCGCAATGCACTCGGAGCCCCAGGAGCGATCGTCGCAGACATACTTATGCAGACGATCGGTCTTGCGACCGCTGTTTTTCTGATCCCGCTTGTGCTTTGGGGATGGCGCCTTCTTGCGGGGCACGCCCTCGGTATCGGCAAGAAGCGTCTCTTTTTCTGGCTCGTCGGATCCAGCCTTGCCGCCGGTGCCCTGGCCGCTTTACCGGTTCCTGACAGCTGGCCGCTGCCGACCGGCCTGGGCGGTTTTTTCGGTGACACCGTTCATCAGATTCCTGCAATCATTACCGCCAACATGACAAGTGGAGCCGCCACGATCGTCGGTGGACTTGGCCTTGGCGTACCGGCGATTTTCTTCCTGCTGTCCGCTGCCGGATGGCTTGGCGCAAAGGATAGCGTTGAAGGCGAGCCGGCAGCCGAACGCGGAAAGCCAGCACGCGCCCCCAAGGGACACGGCAGGTCCATTGAGGACGAACTTGGCCTGGAAGACGAAGACAGCGAATCCAGACTGTCGGCATTCTTCAGTGCATTCATGGGCCAGGCTGAACACTTGCGCCTGCAAAGTGCGGCCCAACTTCGACGCATAACGGGTCTGAAGCGCGCTCAGACCGCCCCGGACGACGAAGACTACTACTACGACGACGACGGTGATGACGCTGCCGAAGACGCAACCGGCAGGCGCGGTAGCCGTCTCGCGGCGTTCCGCCGCGCGATTGCAGGCAAACTGATGCCGCAGGACGACGATGGGCTCGATGAATTCTACGATCGGGGCAGCCATTCGGAAGACGAAGATCCGGACGATTTCTATGCCGACGAACCCCTTGAAGACGAGGGAGAGAGCTTTGAACCCGACGATCTCCTGATCGAAAAGGGTCCGGTTTCGGGTCAACAGGCGATGCCGGTCGGGATCGCAGCACCGGGTGAGATACCGGCACCGGCCGGACAGCCGGCACCGCAGGCAGGCAGGGTTGTTCCACCCGCACCGCGGCCCAAGCAAAGCAAACGCGCCATCGAGGAAGCCCAGCCTTCCTTCCTGGGCGCTCCGGAGGAATACGAGTTGCCACCTTTGCGGCTGCTTGCCGAACCAAAGGCTGGCGGCAAGGTGCCTGGCCTGTCCGCCGACGCGTTGGAACAGAATGCGCGCATCCTGGAAGGTGTTCTTGAAGACTTCGGTGTCCGGGGTGAGATCATCGAAGTGCGCCCGGGCCCGGTTGTCACGCTTTACGAACTGGAACCTGCGCCCGGGATCAAGTCGTCCCGCGTCATCGGCCTTGCAGATGACATAGCCCGTTCCATGTCAGCGATCTCGGCCCGTGTTGCCGTTATACCAGGCAAGAACGCCATCGGCATCGAACTGCCCAATGCGCGGCGTGAAACCGTTTTCCTTCGCGAACTGATCGCAGCACAGGATTTCGAAAAATCCAAGGCCAAGCTTCCTCTGGCCCTCGGCAAGACCATTAACGGCGAAAGCGTTGTCGCCGATCTGGCTCGCATGCCGCACCTGCTCGTTGCCGGCACGACCGGTTCGGGTAAATCGGTTTCGATCAACACCATGATCCTGTCGCTGCTCTACCGGCTGACACCGGAACAGTGCAAGCTGATCATGATCGACCCGAAGATGCTCGAACTCTCCATATACGACGGAATTCCACATCTTCTCACGCCCGTCGTGACGGATCCGAAAAAAGCGGTCGTTGCGTTGAAGTGGACGGTCCGCGAAATGGAGGACCGCTACAAGAAGATGTCCAAGATGGGTGTTCGCAACATCGACGGTTACAACACCCGGATTAAGCAGGCCCTTGAAAAAGGCGAAAGCTTCACGCGTACCGTCCAGACCGGATTCGACCGCGACACCGGCCAGCCGATCTACGAGGAGGAGGAACTGCCGCTCGAGGCAATGCCATACATCGTCGTGATCGTCGACGAGATGGCTGACCTCATGATGGTTGCCGGCAAGGACATCGAGGGTGCCATCCAGCGCCTGGCGCAGATGGCCCGCGCCGCCGGCATTCATCTGATCATGGCAACGCAGCGTCCGTCCGTGGATGTCATCACGGGTACCATCAAGGCAAACTTCCCGACGCGTATTTCCTTCCAGGTAACGTCGAAAATCGACAGCCGGACGATCCTCGGCGAAATGGGGGCCGAGCAGCTGCTGGGCATGGGCGACATGCTGTTCATGGCAGGTGGTGGCCGCATTCAGCGTGTCCATGGCCCGTTTGTTTCTGACGACGAGGTGGAAGACATCGTCAAGCACCTGAAAGTCCAGGGTACACCCCAATATCTTGAAGCCGTCACGGAAGAGGAAGAAGAAGCCGAAAGCCCTTATGACGCCGGCGGCGGTCTCGCCGGTGGCGGTGAAGGCAATGAACTCTACGACAAGGCAGTTGCTATCGTTCTGCGCGACAAGAAGGCATCGACATCTTATGTCCAGCGCCGCCTGTCGATCGGTTACAACCGCGCTGCCTCGCTGATCGAGCGCATGGAGCAGGAAGGGCTCATCAGCCCGGCCAACCATGCCGGGAAGCGGGAAATTCTCGTGCAAAACGGAGTTGAAGAAGAGTTTTAG